The Syngnathus scovelli strain Florida chromosome 7, RoL_Ssco_1.2, whole genome shotgun sequence DNA window ACAGACATTTCCAAATTTGTTGACATAACTTGCTCAAGAAGCCAAAGTTTGAGGCCCAGTCATCTCTCATCTAGTTTTGCATTGTGCAAGGAGAGGCTCCGCCGCCCATGCAACAAGAGCCAGCCCGTCCAGCTGCTTGGTACAAACGTCACAGCCGGCGAAGGAACGTCCCCCTCACCCCACCAAGCCCTCAACGGGTCAACTGTAGTGCTATTCTTGCACAAGCAAAGGCTAATTGTTATAGAAAGAATACCACAGAGCTTGTACTGTAAGCGATCTCATTCGGCGGGATGCTTTCGTTGTCTTCAGAGGGGAACATGGTTGTGCTCGGGGCGCTCCTGAGCATCACCGGCTGGGCGTCTCTCTACTTGGCATTGTGTCACGCCAACGGCCGCCGCAGCGCTGAGTGGAACTGTCGCCTTGTCACCCTGCTGCATGGCATCCTGGTCATTTGCATCACGGCTTACATCGGCTACGTGGATGGACCCTGGCCCTTCGCCTATCCAGGTAGGTTGCTGGTCAGTGGTCCTCAAACCATTCTCACCAAGAACCTAACACTATTGTGACTAATATTAAAATACAGAAGTAAAGTAGGTGTTTATATTCATGTTCCTCTGAATTTAATTTTGATAATGTGGTCTCAAACTGAATCTGGAAACGTATCTTTTTCCCATGTATGgactcatttttttaatttgaatttgaattaaGTTATTCTCAGTGTAGTACATGTCACAATTGGCACaccggctccctctagtggtcaaTGAAAGAATCCGTCTTAatttattgtttaaaaaaagtttgtttAAAGATTTATCAAAGTTCATTCTTTTATTCAACTTTTATGTGTATTTTAATTGAATCAGCTCGAGCTCACCCATGAGCGGGGGACGtggtaaaaaaatgaatatgtcaATTACAAATATTGaaacttttgtttgtgtgtaaggTACAAAGAACACACCTTTGCAGATAAGTGCCTTGTTGCTGAGCCTGGGCTACTTTCTCTTTGACATGGCCTGGTGCGTCTACTTTGGCACCGAGGGAGCCGTCATGCTGGCCCACCACACCATGAGCATCCTTGGAATCCTGCTCACCCTCTGGCTGGGCGAGTCGGGCATCGAGGGCTGCGCTGTCCTCTTCGGCAGCGAGATCACCAACCCGCTGCTGCAGGCACGTTGGTTCCTCAAGCAGACGGGACGTTACGGCACGCCCCTGGCGCACACTGTGGATGCGCTGTTCGTGCTGCTCTTCGTGCTGATGCGGATCTTTGTGGGAGGCACAATGCTGTACTGTGAGCTGATCTCGCCAAGGCCCAGATTTTTCATCAAGTGCGGGGGTGTGGCCATGTACGCGCTCTCCTGGGTCTTCATGGTGGACATTGTTCGCTTCGCCGGCCGCAAGATCAAGACTTGGCGCGAGCGGCAGAGGGAACGACAAGAGGCCACCAATGGAAAGAGCGATTAAATGCTGACAACTTCAGTGTAGTGAGATGAAAATGGGAGTAAAAAATGCTTTAGGCGGTTATTCAGACTGAACCTTTTGTTTGGTTGTTGGGGATAAACAGCGCAGAGGAGGTTTATGTGGCTGGAAACCAAAGCACTAGCAGATGTTGCACTTGGTTACAAGTGTCTCTAATGGCGGCAACTGTTGGTGTGTACATCATGTAATGGCCATAATTTTTGGATGAGTCATTGTTGCCCGGAATCCAATACTGTTCGGTGGAAGCCCCAAACTTTGGAGTTCAACCAAAGActcggcttaaaaaaaaaaaaaaaaaaaaaaatcaaacattatGGGTAATCAAAATTGAAAAAGAGAATTTTTCCAcagaattgttttattttccctgGAACCTTTGAATAGTGAGTAGTTTTGGTTTCATCATGGGGAATTTGGGATTGTGGAATGTTTCGATGTTAAACAGCTTGATTGTAATTAATGTGGCAAAATGTTTGCAGTCCCGAGGTTGGCGTTAAATTAAGTAATCCAATAAATGGATTGATTTGACTTTGAAGCTTCCACTAAAGAAACAATGTTGCTCTTGGTTGCAATGTTGAATGAACAGAGCAAAAAAGTGTTCCATAAAAAGTAGACACTGTTTAGAACTTGTGATCTTCTCAAACCATGTGAGTCATATCGAAAActtagtgttttgttttgtatataACAAACTGTGAACAGATTTGGAAGCCTTACTCAGGGAGAAATATTAACTTTAActtcttgtttattttattctaattcattcataaatgtttttttcttgtgtcATATTGCTCTGACATACTTTCTATTTGGTAAAATCACAGTTATGAACTGTTATTAGTTTTGGTTAAAGGTGCTATGAGGCAAACGCTTTAATCTTAGTTGACTGGTGAAAGTACAATATGTAAATCTGTTGTCTTTACTTTTATAATATTAATGTACAGTGTTATTTCATTGCTTTCAGCACAAGTCTGTTTTACCCAACTGCCACATTACCAGGTGAGGAACATCATTGTGTATATAAAGAGAAAGTAAAATGTCTAACTGTTCTGTGCCTTGCTATTCCCTGTATGAACATCGAAAACTAGTGGCTAAATGGGAATTtgtgtttggtaaataaatgttcttcAATTGCTCAGTTGTACCTCGGTGGTAGAATTTCCATTGATGTCCACTAGATGGTGCTACTGTTTAGCAGTGATATGACAAGTGACGTGGATCCATATAGAAAAGGACTGTAAAGTTATTTTCTTTGTACAGAATAAAGTGCTTTAAAGACACTTTTAACTACGTCATCATAgtgtttatccatccatccacataatttaataataatataattgagTATATAATAATCATTTAATAAGGGGAAGTTAAATTGCTTAATTTGTTAACGGTGATACGTCAGAtaacaattgtatgatttacatTGTTTTCCAATCGTTAGAAATGGTTAGATACACTATAAGTAATAAAACTAAAGTAAAATAGCCAtgtgataaaattaaaaacacgcTTCAAAAACAGCCCTAGCTTTGTGTGTCATTTGACCTGGTGTTAATTGGTGGtgaatgatatattttttttccataaagtAATACCTACGTATGAATTGAGTTTAACAttttaaattcattaaaaaaattacattacATTTTGATTGTTATTTTTAACGCACTTCGAAAGCCAGGATGCTGTTGGAGTTTTCCCCATCTCTCAGCGGAAGTGGTTGGTGGTGGAAGTTGGGAATTGCGGCGGCTAGAATGCTAGCAGGCTAGGGCGTTGCTAGCAGCACactggcaattttttttctctgcgtTCCTTCAACTTTTTAGTATTATACAAATGACGCCGAGCATTGTGAGAAAAGGTCGTGATCGTCCCTGAAAGTTTTAACACCTTCTCGgtttgttggattttttttttacgacaagTCGCTGGCAGGAGACTGCTTGTTACTTTCTGTCCCGTTAGCTTGACCACTTTAGCCTAGCCTGCTTTTCCATCCACGGGAATTGTGCTGAGAGACGACTGAGTGACTCCGTTCTGGAAACATGGAGTCAAGGAGCGTCGAGCGGTGCTAATACATACACAAACCACTCGGATTCTCTTATTGCCTCGCGGAGATACTTTTTTCGAAAGCCGGGGGACGCAAAAAAAGACTACTGGACACTCGTGCAATATTTTTCTCCACTCTTTGAAATTCGGACTTGGTTTATTTGCAGTGGAAACAAGAGCACACGacgcaaagttttttttttttttttcatcccaatAGAGCGCATCTGTTTTGTTAGCTGAGAGCTACCAAGACTAAACTCTGCTTTCCTTTGAGGATTTCCACACAAGATCATTGACAAACAATTTTTTTCGTTTTGCCCCTTTGATTTCAACATTACGGTATCGAACGACTCTTCTTGGTAACGACGAAATCGGGCAAGAGATAGCAAACCGCATAGTGCCGACTGGAGGAATCTGCCGGATCTCCCGGGGACGTTCAGTCCCTTATTCAAGCCGAGCAGGGGAGGTGGCAGACGGACTGCATCGCCACGGTGTCCGTAAGATTGGATTACCCAAAAAACTGGGATGTGAATTCGAGTTTTACCCGCATGCAATTTGGGCCAGCGGTGTTATTTATGACCCAGAGAAAGGATATAATCTCTTTACTGATTCATTTTTAGGGTCTGCACCATTTTAATCCGTCTTGCTTGGACTACCCCCCCATACATTGAGGATATTTGCCATCTGCATCTCTTTGcatctttttttatatttattttttgaaacaCCAAGGCTATCCTTTCACGAATGCCAGAGAAGGACGCTCAAGCAAGTCACCACATCACACTCTGGAAAATGTTAATCGGATATAATTTGCTGCAAATCTAGAACCGGAAGCCCAATGAGTGACACACAGTCCAGCTTCACTGACAGGTATAGTATAACCACCAATTATACATTCTGCTATAGTATGAAAAGCACAATCTCTTTATTTACAATTGCCAAGCTCTGATTTATTAGGATTACATTTCATTATTAAATCTTTATTACCTGTGCGGCACCTGACAACTCCCCGAAGTGCCACACAAGTGTAAAGAAAGCTTCACATTAATACTCAACAAATCTAGCTTTAGGTTCTTATTTCATTGTTGTTTACTTAGCCATATTGCACCGACGAGTCAGGAGAGGTACACATACTACTTTTGGCATACTGCTGCTGTATTGTAATAAATTCCTTTTCCAATTTTATGATTATCACACATTTCCTCTACTGTCACTTCAACCCTTCAAGAGTGTCATCGTCATCCCAAAGAAAAGGTGAAAGGTCGTCATGGTCTTTTATTTCTGAAAGAGCCGAATCTCCACAATAATGTAACGCTGGCTAAAATGGAGTTTAGTGAGGTGTGCTGACTGGTCTGAATTCTATTTGGTGTTTTGATCTTCCTTGGAGACGCTTTGATTTAGCCGACGTAGCTCACCGATAAGACGTTGGTTCATTCCGAGTCGATCGCTCCGTTGTCGCAATGTGCTGACTAATAACCGTGCCATGCAATTTAATTAACAAGGAGCTACATCCGATCTTGATGGAGACACTGCTGTTTGCTCGGTTAATGGAGTTCCAACCCAGCAAAGTGTTCTTAAGAGACTCTGCTTGGCTAGGTAACATCGCTAAGCCTTCAACGCTTACCTTCTCCTGCACCCATTAAAACGATCTTTGGATTTAGACGCAACCTCCTAATCATCTTATTGGAGCGATCAGTCAAGAGAGCTTGGACAGCAACAGCAAATAAATCGCACCActtaaatgtttctttttcgCTCTTTAATCCATTAGGATACTCTTGGATGCATTACGAGGTTAATTCCTGCGTGGTTTTCTTTTGCAATTTATTTCCTCTTTTGCGTTTTGACCTGCTCCCTACCTGAGTCCCACATACCTGTGAGGAAAGCAAGCCAATTCCCTGGAATGTGCTTACTTAGTCAGGACGGAAGCAAGCACCAGTTGTAGCGTTAAGAGTTTGAAGCTCCGTTATACTTGTTAACCATCCCCCCTCGTTGGAACGATGACAGCGATGGTTAGCACCCACTTttcgctgtttttttttagtcgtGCTACCACAACACTGCTTGGCCCTAATGAACCTACTGGAGCGCAGTTGCTACGATCGTTCCCGTGTGAAGAACGTGTTTTGGAGATGTCAAGCGCTATTTTCCTACTTTTAGAAAGAGAGTGCAAACCGCAGGTTTACAATATTTATGTAGCGTGAGTTAAAGATAACCCGACATCAGTAATGGATGTGTAGTGTTTTCTCCTCTGTGTTTAGTTCAAATTGAATATTTAATGGTGTTTCAATTCAGGTCGATTGTGGCACCATGATATGTTTTTGCTGTGTTGGCCAGGAGTGTGAATGTAACATCTATCGAGGACTGCGGGTCAGTTTTGTGAGCTACTGGTTCTTTGTCACAAAGTTCTGCTGATCTCCACGCTTTTTCTCCTACCCCGCCCCACCGGCCTGCCCTGAGGCCCTCCCGGAAAGTGGTGCTGGTGACATcactaaaaataaacaatagcaTTCAGTGGGAGCAGGCTAGCTTTAGTCTGTATACTCCTCATAGATTCGTGGATCTAGGTCAGGTACATGTGAGGAATATCAGGGCAAGATTGTTTTGC harbors:
- the tlcd5a gene encoding TLC domain-containing protein 5a isoform X2 yields the protein MVVLGALLSITGWASLYLALCHANGRRSAEWNCRLVTLLHGILVICITAYIGYVDGPWPFAYPGTKNTPLQISALLLSLGYFLFDMAWCVYFGTEGAVMLAHHTMSILGILLTLWLGESGIEGCAVLFGSEITNPLLQARWFLKQTGRYGTPLAHTVDALFVLLFVLMRIFVGGTMLYCELISPRPRFFIKCGGVAMYALSWVFMVDIVRFAGRKIKTWRERQRERQEATNGKSD
- the tlcd5a gene encoding TLC domain-containing protein 5a isoform X1 produces the protein MCAIKERLRRPCNKSQPVQLLEGNMVVLGALLSITGWASLYLALCHANGRRSAEWNCRLVTLLHGILVICITAYIGYVDGPWPFAYPGTKNTPLQISALLLSLGYFLFDMAWCVYFGTEGAVMLAHHTMSILGILLTLWLGESGIEGCAVLFGSEITNPLLQARWFLKQTGRYGTPLAHTVDALFVLLFVLMRIFVGGTMLYCELISPRPRFFIKCGGVAMYALSWVFMVDIVRFAGRKIKTWRERQRERQEATNGKSD